The genomic interval GGCATTAATGTCATCAGCTGGGGATAGGCCTGATCAGGCGTCTCAAGTCCCGGTTTTATAACGACAGCAGCAATGCCGGGAAGCACCACTATAATCGGCGTGATGAGTTTAAGAATGGCAGCAAAAGCAATCCCTTTTTGTGCCTCCTGAATGCTTTTGGCCGCTAGAGCCCGCTGAATAATATATTGGTTAAATCCCCAATAGGCAAAATGCAGAACCCAGACGGCGCCGATCAATGCGGTAATGCCGGGAAGATCTTTATAATACGGATTATCCGGCGACAGGATCATATCAAACTTTTCCGGTGCCTTTTCTGTCAGGGTTATAAACCCTGAAATCACCCCGTCCCCATCACTGATCATATTCAGAGTAAGATAGGACAGATAAAGACCGCCGATGATCAGAAGCACGACCTGAATAATATCGGTAAAGGCAACGGCCTTTAGCCCGCCATATAAGGAATATGCCGCGGCAAATGCACCAAGAAAAACAAGACCATATACAAGATCAACGCCGGCTACCGTATTAATGGCGAGAGCGCCAAGCCACAGTACCGATGTCAGGTTAACGAAAATATAGACCCCAATCCAGAATATGGCGAGCACCAGTCTCACATTATGGTTATATCGCTTTTCCAGATATTGTGGCATGGTATAGATGCCATATTTTAAAAAGATCGGCAGAAAATATTTTCCCACAATCATCAGAATAATTGCCGCAATCCATTCATAGGAGGCGATTCCCAGTCCAACGGCATAACCGGAACCGGACATTCCAATGATTTGTTCCGCTGAAATGTTGGCAGCAATAAGCGAAGCACCGATCGCCCACCAAGTCAGCGTATTTCCGGCCAGAAAATAATCTTTGGTATCTTTTTCATGTCCCGCCTTTTCACGCGAAACCAGACTAGCGATCAGGATAAGCCCAACCACATAGGCTACAAAAATGCCGATATCGACTCCTGTCAGCCTCATCTCCCATCCCCTTTTATTTATGCT from Emcibacteraceae bacterium carries:
- a CDS encoding sodium/sugar symporter; its protein translation is MRLTGVDIGIFVAYVVGLILIASLVSREKAGHEKDTKDYFLAGNTLTWWAIGASLIAANISAEQIIGMSGSGYAVGLGIASYEWIAAIILMIVGKYFLPIFLKYGIYTMPQYLEKRYNHNVRLVLAIFWIGVYIFVNLTSVLWLGALAINTVAGVDLVYGLVFLGAFAAAYSLYGGLKAVAFTDIIQVVLLIIGGLYLSYLTLNMISDGDGVISGFITLTEKAPEKFDMILSPDNPYYKDLPGITALIGAVWVLHFAYWGFNQYIIQRALAAKSIQEAQKGIAFAAILKLITPIIVVLPGIAAVVIKPGLETPDQAYPQLMTLMPPGMMGLVFAALVAAIVSSLGSMTNSISTIFTMDIYSYYKPGKTQHHYVKVGRIVSFSSLIIAMICAKPLLGNFDQAFQYIQEFTSFFTPGIVIIFFLGMFWSRMTPTAALAAAIGSFVTSLGFKIFWPSLPFLDRMNFIFVICLALAVGTSLLVKEESVHVHKIEKADFHTTTGYNLVALAIFMVLTAIYYTWW